Genomic DNA from Alkalihalobacterium alkalinitrilicum:
AACAATACAAATTCAGCATCAAACTCTGCTGCAGCTTTTAAATAGTGCTCACTTTGTTTCGCAAACTCCTCAAACGCCTTAATCGACTGTAATTGATATTGCACTGCGGAAACACGTAATTTCATAAAAACATCCCCCTTCTCAGCAATTAATCCTTAGATGATTATCTGTCAAATTCATGAGTTTAACAAGTACGGACTTTTTGGTAAGGAGGTAACTTTTAGGGTACCTTTGAAAATATAGGATTCAAATATGCCTTTTCAGGTCTTCAATTCGCTTTTTTCCCCAATCGTACATCATTACAATGATAGGTAATAATGACTTTCCGACTGGTGTTAAAGAATACTCAACTCTTGGTGGAACTTCAGGAAATACTTCACGATGAACAATTCCGTCTTCCATTAATTCCTTTAATTGATTGGATAACATTTTATGAGTTATTTTTGGTAATGACT
This window encodes:
- a CDS encoding winged helix-turn-helix transcriptional regulator encodes the protein MAEILRKEIREKIEKGDFNCEKELTLSVISGKWKIVIIWYLGQGHPYRFNELQKSLPKITHKMLSNQLKELMEDGIVHREVFPEVPPRVEYSLTPVGKSLLPIIVMMYDWGKKRIEDLKRHI